In the Arachis stenosperma cultivar V10309 chromosome 8, arast.V10309.gnm1.PFL2, whole genome shotgun sequence genome, AGAGATACaactgattttttattttattattatatttttcatcttaaattttttaaataaaaaaaataaaaaaaaattaaatttatgtcTCTGTACTTTATGTCTTGTTTTCAGTATTTTGTCTTGTCTTGTTTTCAGAAACAAACGCATTCAAAGGTATTATATAATAGGTTGAATCATATTTTTTGCATATTATATATGTGTGTTGTTACAGGTCCTTTATCATTTATAAACGAGGAATACAATGGGAGCTTGCCAAATCTGGTTTTGAAGCCACAGTCATGGACAAAGGTTTAGTATTAGGTGAATACTTAATAGGAAGTAGGAAGATGTTTCATGTGAAGATAACAACAGAAAATATTAGATAGTTTGACATATTTGATTAAACTGTACCAGCATCTTAACTATAATCTTTAATAAAGACATCTTCACGCGATTAGAAAAGTATTATAGTAAATAAATGTTTCAACTTAAATTTGCCCAAGTCAAATTAAACAAGTTTAGTCTTGCTTTGAGAAAATTGATCATATTTGCATGGTTTGGTGGCTAGGTAAGCAGTGTTATATTCGTAGATTTACCTGTGGGTGCTGGATTCTCTTATGCCAAAACAGAACGTGCTGTTCACCAAAGTACCCGGAAAGTAGTTCAAGATGCTCATCAATTTATTAGGAAGGTCCGTTCTAATAGTCACCCTAATCTTCATTgcattgattttcgaaaaaatactCAGTTTGGTCCCTGAAGTTATACTCAAGCCTTAATTTAGtctttaaaatttcaattgcCTCAACTTAGTCcaaaaaactttttaaattttaatcacGTTAGTCTCGCGGTGGTTCCCGTCACAGAGTCAATTGAAATGTTTAGGGACTAAATTGaggtaattaaaattttaaggacTAAATTGAGGCTCGAATGTAACTTCGCAAACTGAGTATTTTCTCATTGATATTCTATACATGTTGTTTCTATGATGAACTCCAATCTTTTCAAATACAGCATTGCATTTGCATTATCTTAACTTAAATACGTGTAGTGGCTAGTTGATCATCCGGAATTTCAATCAAATGAAGTGTACATTGCGGGTGATTCAGTGTCTGGGCTTCCCATTCCAGCAATTGTTGAAGAAATTTCAAATGGTTAAACTCCTCTGATCTAAGCTTAAATAATAGGTAGCTAATGGCCTAATGCCCTCCAATTTCTGACTGTTCAATCTCTCTCCAAATTTTATTACTCGCAGGAAATGAAGGTGGCGTCCAGCCACATATAAATCTCCAGGTTTGTGCGTTTAAAAAAAAATGGGTAATAACAACCTGTCTTTTTATATGAACTTACAACAATGCTAGGAAACCAAGAGGGTATCACCAAAAAACTAGCTAGATGCCTTTAGGTGAATTCAAAATCTCTACATGGATGATGTTTATACTAGGCATTAGGATGTTTCTTCTACTAAGTATCAAAATGtttatttttcatactaaatggatgttcttttatatattttataaatttttttatatactaaGAATCGGGATTGTTGAAGCAGAGTTCCGTGATCCCCGTCTCTAATTCTCCAACGTATCATTcagaattttaattaaaaaacaaataaaattaattaaatataattataaattagttAAGTTGTTTACTTTTTTGCTAATACCTCTTGGTTCCATATACTTTTTCATTTCCTTATAATTTCAAGTAGATTGAATAGAAATGTTATTTTGTACAGGGGTACCTGCTGGGGAATCCCTTTACAACATTTACCGAAGATAATTATGCAGTAGCATTCAATCATGGCATGGGACTCATTTCTGATGAATTATACGAGGTAAATCATTTACTAGTCAATTCTCAATAGgtgtaattaataatatttcttatttttgttttaaaatgcTAACATACATATCCGAATTATTTTGGTACAATAAAATAAGTCACTAAATAGGAACTGTAAAGGAGAGTTCATTAATGTAAACCCCGGAAACAAAGCTTGTGTAAGAGACATGGAATCATACAAGGAGGTAAGCCAGCAGCCATGTATTGTTATAATTGCTTTTGATGAAACATCTGAGTGTAAATTATAAAGGTTAGAAAACTCGTGTGTCCTCAGACTATTTCAGGAATTTATGTATGCCACATTTTGGAGCCTAACTGCGAGTTCGCCTTGCGTAACCCATGGAGGAGGAGATCTCTGACTCTAACTGATCAGCTCCACAAGTTTCCGATCCTTGCAGTCCCACCCTTAAGCTGTCGGGTAACTTTTCACACCTTCAATTTTCATTAATGGAAGAGTTTAAATTTAGATTACTATTCTCGTGAAATTGTCTTCATATGATAATGATAGTTAAGTGTTAAGTCCCACTTTGATCTCTGAAATGGGTGAGATGTACTGATTTAGTTCCTAACTTCTCAATTGCTACAATTTAGTCTCACAGGTTTAAAAAAGTGCACCAATGTAGTCCCTCATGTATTTTCCAGTATCAGAACTCAATACCGTTAGTGACGTGACTCAAGCCTTGCCACGTTAGATTATTAACGGCCAGCTGAGCTAGAGAAAAATTCCAATAGCACTGACTTAgtccttttccttttttctcttttataacCTAAAACAGAGAACGTTCTATCCAATCTTCTTCTTgtcgttcttcttctttgttgtgCAAAGTTGCTGGTATGAGATCATGATTTCAGGTGGTAGCCAGAGTTTTATTCATTCAACTACTAGGGTCCAAGTCAAAGCAGAGCACCAAGAGTACCAGGGTGGTGTGGCTGCAGATGTCGCCCTGTTCTCTGCTAGTCAACGATGGAATCGAACCCTAATAAGTCATTCTTTGGATGCCCGAACTACAATATAAAAAACCATAACTTAACCTCTATGGGCAAACACAAAAGTTTTAAATCCTTTCTCAACCTCTACAGACGTCGATACATACTTTGTGAAAACCAAAAGGTGGCCACAAACACTTTTTCCTCTAGCAACCTTTAATTCTTTTCACCCATGGAtgggataattttttttttttgaagttcAATGAAGAAGGAAAAGACGAAGTAATCAAAAGGGAGGCGTGTAACATTTTAGTATGTTGAAACCCTCAAACAACGTCATTTAGTGCTTTCTTTAGTGTAAAACGCATACAACATCGTTTTAATATGTCCAGCGTGGCAATGTTTGAGCCACATCACTAACGGTGTTAGGGTATTGTGATAGAAAATACACGAAGAACTATATTAGTGCATTTTTTTAAATCCAAGGGACCAAATTGTAACAATTGATAAGTTAGAGACTAAATCAATGTAACTCGCTAATCTCAATGACTAAAGTGGGGCTTAACTCGATAGTTAAAGATCATTAGATTGTAATTCAGTTATATATGTCAAACTATCTAATGATTTTCGCATATCATCTTCATATGATAACAACTTCATGTAACTAATTACCCTAAATTTGTTGCTAAAAGTGTATCATTTTAATATTTACTATTTTCCACATCCCAGAGTCATGCATATTTACTATGTACCTATTGGGCCAATTTTGAAGATGTTCGCAAGGCACTAAACGTTCGAAAGGTATAATTGATTCGTTATACACGACGGTAACTTTAaatgatgtatatatatataacatgaaTGGCTAACTCTTGCTTCAGGGTAGTATAGGAAATTGGCAGCGCTGTAACTATGACATACTTTACAAGCATGATATTCGAAACAGCGTCCAATATCATGAAAATCTAAGCAGTAAAGGCTACCGTTCATTAATATACAGGTCGATATCATTAGTTACTTACTTTTGGTTCCATTTAGCATTGGATATGTATAATTAAATTGTAATGtattccatttttttttaataatagtGGGGATCATGACATGATAGTTCCATTCTTGGCGACCCAAGCGTGGATTCGATCTTTAAACTACACCATCGTGGATGAGTGGAGGCAATGGTACGTCAATGGTCAAGTTGCAGGGTAAGTGATATGTGCTCAAACTCCAAACTTGTTATACCATTATTGTATTTGCAGAACTATCTCAGAAGCTAAATCAATCTCATAATTTGATAGATATACTAGGACTTATTCAAATCGGATGACGTTTGCAACTGTGAAAGTAAGACCCTTTTTAATTCCTGCAATAAATTGCCTCATGCAATGTTTATCCAATTAACTTCAATTTAACTGTCGTTTTGGAGAAATATTTTTAACCAGGGTGGAGGACATACAGCTACTGAGTACAAACCTGAAGAATGTTTAGGCATGTTCATTAGGTGGATATCTAAAAGGCCATTATAGCAATACCCAGCAGAGCCAAGGTGGTGGTGTACCTATGCTATGAAGAATAATCACTTTGTACAGTGAGTTTTAGAGacaatctaaaataaaataatttttaacttgGAATGATTAAGTGCTTTTTGTAAATAAATTAGCATATACAATGGGAGTGGGACAAGTGATTGAACATGAATGAAAACAATTTGTGCTGGTTGTTCTCTGGCTTTTGTCTTTGGTTCCCATATAATTGACACATAACTATGTATTAAGTGTTTAAGCGTTTCTGTAATTAGAATTAGCAGATGCAATGGAACAAGTGATTAAACACGAGTTTTGTTATCTGATTTTCTGTCTTTGGCTGCACTGCACTCAACAAGGCCCGGCAGGTAATTATGCTAGCAAAATTGATTAAATACagtcgaaaaaaaaaaattcgagtAACGGCGGCCTATATCCAACTACATTTGGAATTttcataataatataaatattacaGAGAAATCAAATATTGTACAGCATATCTATCGAGGTACCTTGCCTAAACTCCTTGACTGCCATTGCATATGGAGATTGATGATTTGAATTCAACCAAGGATACCACTGTGTGGATGTCTGATTCGTTACAAGTGAAGGATTTGATCGAATAGTACAGCACATCATCTTACTTATCACGCACTTCTCTTTTTGGAAGTAGGTCGGACCTCCTAAACCACAATCTGAACCTCAAACCTAAACATTGGAATAATCAACAAATCAGCAAAATGGAAAATAGTCCATATAGATGTGTTATCATATCACTTGATTCAAGCGAAATGTATCCCATGATAAAACACTTTCAAAATGTACCTACTTCCCACTCAAACTTTTCCCAAGATAACACCAAAGTTTACCCACTGAATTTGTTTCCAAGATTTCAAATGAAAATGAGACTACTAATCCTACAATTTTCCACCTTAAGCAAAAGCTACTCCCACACAGAATCTTAGCAACATAGATTTAGCTGAAAATTTAAGATGATGGAATGAAGATTACCAATGGGATTTCTGGAGAAGAACTTTAATACTTCATCAATAATTATAACCtggaaaatgaaaaaggaaaagaaaagaaagaagattaaACCGTTGAAGAGTAGCAGGACTCTCAATCTAGGCAAAACAGAGCCTAAGGAAGATCCCATGAATTGTATACAATAACATACATTTTCATAACTTATATattgaacattttttttcttttttttttttaaaagtgaaTTTAATCACTAGTTATAACAAGTTTTCAATTTAAAGCCCATTGTTCCAAAATTCAGGACATATATTACACCTACTCTATTATAGTTCATCTGAGGAAACTGATCTACTTAGATATCAACAACAGGTGCATAAAGGTTAACAAAAATACTATTGACAAAGACAAAAAAACACTACATACAGGTATTGATAGATAAAAGACAACCATCCAGTCATCCCAGGATAATGGTGTTACCTGCCAAAACAgttgttaataataataaattaataattcagATTGCTTATAAACAGGACAATTAAGCAGAGTTGTCACTCCAAGAAAAGTCGTGGTACACCATTATGAAAAATACTCACAGAGAAAAGAACTGACAGCGGGTGAACATATAAAATTAGTATGTGAAGAAGCATAGTTATGATTATAGAAGCAACAAGCCACATGTTACTCCAGG is a window encoding:
- the LOC130943630 gene encoding serine carboxypeptidase-like 1 → MAQLSLRNCGSGGRSSLSQVLIVFALVLEIICSFQLSTSHSIVQSLPGFQGPLPFVLETGYVGVGETEEEQDGEVFYYFIHSENNPKEDPLLLWLTGGPGCSALSGLVFEVGPLSFINEEYNGSLPNLVLKPQSWTKVSSVIFVDLPVGAGFSYAKTERAVHQSTRKVVQDAHQFIRKWLVDHPEFQSNEVYIAGDSVSGLPIPAIVEEISNGNEGGVQPHINLQGYLLGNPFTTFTEDNYAVAFNHGMGLISDELYESLNRNCKGEFINVNPGNKACVRDMESYKETISGIYVCHILEPNCEFALRNPWRRRSLTLTDQLHKFPILAVPPLSCRSHAYLLCTYWANFEDVRKALNVRKGSIGNWQRCNYDILYKHDIRNSVQYHENLSSKGYRSLIYSGDHDMIVPFLATQAWIRSLNYTIVDEWRQWYVNGQVAGYTRTYSNRMTFATVKGGGHTATEYKPEECLGMFIRWISKRPL